The Ornithinibacillus sp. 4-3 region ATATTTTGTGCCATTGCTAGTTCCACTCTTTTAGGAATTGGAGTAGGACCAGGATGTCTAAGAATATTTGAATACATAATTTTTTCTCCTCCCCAAAATCATATTAATATTTTATATATTTACAGTAAAATTTTGTGCAAAACTTCTTTTTCAATTACTTTAATAAGTCTTCGTATAAAAAACTAATTTCATTTTTAATGATTTACTAGCCAATATTGTTTAGAATCTAGCAAAATACTTATGCAAACTCTTAATTATACTAATTTTATCATTGTTCCATTGCAAAGTATAGCTTATTTCTAGGGAACAAAAGCACGGATCACCCTTATAACCAATGCTTCTTGCAAGTTAGAGTTGTAGGAAATACTAGCAAATGCTTTCTCATTCTCTGCTTAGTCGTTAAAATAATTTGCGTAAATGTAATATTTTTTAACACTATGCTAAACAACCCCTTCTTCTGGTATACTCTTGTTGTGCCCTAATTTTAGAAAAATTATATAATAAACTTTTTAAATTCTCTTTTATACATTTACAAAAAGCTTTATAAGTTCTATCATATTTTTAGTACAATGCGGATGGTGAAATTATTGAATAACTCATGGAAGCAAATTCGTAGTAATTTAACAAACCAAACCTTCAGTGCTGGTCTAGTAGCTGCTATTTTTGGCTTTACTGGACCGGCTCTAATTGTTATTGATGCAGCAAATAGTGGTGGGCTTAGTCATAATGAATTGATTAGCTGGATATTTTCCATCTATGTTTTCGGAGGCTTATTTAGTCTATTTATGTCCATTAAATATCGGCAACCAATTATCGGCGCCTATTCTATTGCAGGTGCCGTATTAATTGCAGGCACAATCACTGTTTTTCCATTTCAGGATATTATTGGTGCCTATGTAATAGCTCACACATTAGTGTTTATCTTTAGCATTACAGGATTAGTTGATAAAATCATGAAGTACATTCCAACGGAAATTGTGATGGCAATGATTGTTGGTGTATTAATTCACTTTGCTATAGAAATGATTCAAGTAATAGAAGTTTCACCATTCATTACTTTAACAACGATTACAGCATTCCTTTTATCTACAAGACTTTTAAAGAAAGTCTCTCCTGTACTAATCGCTTTGATTGTTGCCATCATTGCAATATCTATTACAGGTGATTTTCAACTTGCTGGAATTGAAAGTTCTTTTGTTCTACCATCATTAATCTTCCCTACTTTTAGTTGGGGAGCAATACTTTCTGTTAGTATTCCACTTGCATTAATCATTATCTGTGTAGAAAATGCTCAAGCAATAAGTATTTTAAAGGGCGCTGGATATCAAGCACCTAATAAAGCGATTTCTAGAAATGGATCTTTATTTAGTCTTGTTGCAGTATTTTTCGGTGCACATTCGATTAATGTAGCTGGACCAATGACAGCCATTTGTACACCTGAAGAAGTGGGGACAAAAGAAGGGCGTTTTACAGCGGGAGTTTTTAATGGAGTATTCATGATTACTTTTGGTTTGCTGTCATCCCTCATCATTCCTTTTATTCTAGCAATGCCTGGATTGATTTTAACATTGATTGCTAGTTTAGCTATGTTAGGTGTAATGATGACTGCATTAAAAAGTGCATTCTCCAGCAATTCTTTTCAAATGAGTGCCTTTTTTGCATTAATCATCGGAATGTCAGGAATTAGCTTTTATAATATTAGCGCACCTCTTTGGGCTATTTTAGGAAGCTTATTTGTCGCATTTATTGTTGAAAAAGAACATTTTGTTAAGAGAGTTTATTTGTAGGATTTCTTTAGTTTTATTGTTATCAGAAATCTATTTGATCTTTTATAAAGAAGAATATAAAAAATCTGGCTCTAATTTATAGAACCAGATTTTTTTCTTTAAAAGGCGCCTGAACCTCCGCCTCCACCACCAGTTCCTCCTCCGCTTGAGGAACTGCCACTACTACTTGAAGACTGACTTGTCACCTGTTCAGCATGAGTGAATGAATGTTGCACTCCACCACTATTCATAATTAAGAGATAAGTTAATGAGGAATCATTAGCTGATGAGGATAATTCGAATTTTGAAATCAGTTCCTTCATCTGCTTATTATTCATCCCCATACTAAATAAATAGGCACGTGCCTTTTCATCTTCTGTCATTCTTGGAACTTCTGTTGCTGAAAGATTTTCAAATCGTTTCGCAAAATCTTGCCAGCTTAATTTGATTAACATTCCCTGTTCCGTTAATGGGTAATAACCAATGATGTATCCAAGAATAGCTAGGTTAGAAACAAATCCAGCAACAATCATAAGTATTGGCAGTTCATAGACAATCGTAAATACACTTAATGCGGTAGAACATAACCATACAGCAAATAGAATCAAACGTAATCCTTTAATGGATTCATATACTGGAACTTTCTTTAATTCGCCATTTATCCCCTTGTGCCAGTTGGTCATCTGTTTATAGTATTCTTTATGATTTTTCTTATCATCTATATATGTCTTCATGTCATCTAGGTTGAAAATACGATTTTCTCCAACTGTGTAAAATAACCATTGGATTAACTCTTTCTCATGTTCTAATAAATCATTCTGATGAATCAGTTTGTACTGCTCTTGATCCTGCTCTACATTACCCCTACGTACAAAATCAAGTAATGCTATACCAACCAATCCAGATGTTGTTTTTCTTAACAACAAGATTGTAGCAGCTAACGATAGATGCTCTCGTGGTACAAACGATGTACGCTCAGAAATCATTCGAAGCACATAATTTTTTCTTTCTTTTTTCTTTCGATAGGCTGTAAAGTATAGAAAAATCATTAAAGCAATCGTACTAATAATAAAAATCATTGCAATATTTTGCACCACATTTTGCTTCTCCGCAAATGCTATCTCTTCGTCATGCAATTGTTTTTGCTCAGATTTTATTATTCTTGCAAGAGAAATATCACTAGTCTTTTCTACACCTGTAAATAATTCAGATGGATAGGCAACTCGAATATCTCCCTTATTTCCACTTGGTACTTTACCTAATTGAAAGCTTACAACACCTTCACCATCTATCGAATCTGTATCATAAGCTGAATCATATCCTAAAGCCAACACGTCATCCGTTGGTTGAGGAGGATGAACAGCAATTTCCATGTTTAAATAATCTGCTTCATTACGATCATCAAAGAATGGCCAATAAAAATCTGTCATATCTCCGTGTTTTACTAATGCATCACGAATCGTATATTGTAATTCTACTTTGATGGTCTCATCTTCACCACTACGAAAAATTTTATATAAATTACCTTCTTTAGTAGTTGATAAAGTCTGACCGTTTTCAGTTGCAGACAAACGGTCAATACTCGTTCCCGTTTTTGGATAAATTGTACGAGTTATCCCATTAAATTCTCCATCAAATTCATATGTAAATTGTTCCACTACATGTACTTCACCATCTGCTTGTAAATAAGCATTAATTTCTGCATCTGTTATCTCAAAATCAACTGCAAAAGCGTGTAGCGGAAACAGAAAACAAAAAATTAATGTAAGTACAATAATAAATTTTTTCATTGATATCTCTCCTGATTAAAGTATCAATTAAGCTTCCCGTATATTTTCATCTGCGGGAAGCTCTAACTGTTTTATCCTTATTCAGCAGAAATCCTGCTAGACAAAGACAAACATTTTACTTTTATAACAGTTCCCTTGCTAATAAACGATAAACATTTAAACGCTTTTCTTGTGCATGTGGGATACTGACAATCATTGTTTCGTCAAATCCATATTTTTCCTGATCGGCTTGGAGTTTTTCTGCAACCTGTTTGACATCTCCAACAATATGTATTTTTCGATTCTCTTCTATCATCATTTTATCTAATTCTGTAAGTGGATAATCTTTCGCTTCCTCAGGCGTTAAAAACGGAATAATATGCCCTCTTGCAAATTCTAATCTCCATAAGTCTTGAGGTTTTGCTTCATATTCGGCTTCTTCCTTTGTCTCTGCAGTTGTCACCATATAAGAAACATTAATCATTGGTTTTTCCA contains the following coding sequences:
- a CDS encoding benzoate/H(+) symporter BenE family transporter; the protein is MNNSWKQIRSNLTNQTFSAGLVAAIFGFTGPALIVIDAANSGGLSHNELISWIFSIYVFGGLFSLFMSIKYRQPIIGAYSIAGAVLIAGTITVFPFQDIIGAYVIAHTLVFIFSITGLVDKIMKYIPTEIVMAMIVGVLIHFAIEMIQVIEVSPFITLTTITAFLLSTRLLKKVSPVLIALIVAIIAISITGDFQLAGIESSFVLPSLIFPTFSWGAILSVSIPLALIIICVENAQAISILKGAGYQAPNKAISRNGSLFSLVAVFFGAHSINVAGPMTAICTPEEVGTKEGRFTAGVFNGVFMITFGLLSSLIIPFILAMPGLILTLIASLAMLGVMMTALKSAFSSNSFQMSAFFALIIGMSGISFYNISAPLWAILGSLFVAFIVEKEHFVKRVYL
- a CDS encoding DUF2207 domain-containing protein translates to MKKFIIVLTLIFCFLFPLHAFAVDFEITDAEINAYLQADGEVHVVEQFTYEFDGEFNGITRTIYPKTGTSIDRLSATENGQTLSTTKEGNLYKIFRSGEDETIKVELQYTIRDALVKHGDMTDFYWPFFDDRNEADYLNMEIAVHPPQPTDDVLALGYDSAYDTDSIDGEGVVSFQLGKVPSGNKGDIRVAYPSELFTGVEKTSDISLARIIKSEQKQLHDEEIAFAEKQNVVQNIAMIFIISTIALMIFLYFTAYRKKKERKNYVLRMISERTSFVPREHLSLAATILLLRKTTSGLVGIALLDFVRRGNVEQDQEQYKLIHQNDLLEHEKELIQWLFYTVGENRIFNLDDMKTYIDDKKNHKEYYKQMTNWHKGINGELKKVPVYESIKGLRLILFAVWLCSTALSVFTIVYELPILMIVAGFVSNLAILGYIIGYYPLTEQGMLIKLSWQDFAKRFENLSATEVPRMTEDEKARAYLFSMGMNNKQMKELISKFELSSSANDSSLTYLLIMNSGGVQHSFTHAEQVTSQSSSSSGSSSSGGGTGGGGGGSGAF